A region from the Gammaproteobacteria bacterium genome encodes:
- a CDS encoding UBP-type zinc finger domain-containing protein has product MTPVKLSQRQAKSAACIHTSQAQEVEYARHECPECMALGDEWVQLRICMTCGHVGCCDSSKNKHAAAHHKRTGHPIIKTIEQGDDWAWCYVENTYLK; this is encoded by the coding sequence ATGACCCCAGTGAAGCTCAGCCAGCGGCAGGCTAAGTCCGCTGCCTGCATCCATACCAGCCAGGCCCAGGAGGTGGAATACGCCCGGCATGAGTGCCCCGAGTGCATGGCCCTCGGCGACGAGTGGGTGCAGCTGCGCATCTGCATGACCTGCGGCCACGTGGGCTGCTGCGACAGCTCCAAGAACAAGCACGCCGCCGCGCATCACAAGAGGACTGGGCACCCCATCATCAAGACGATCGAACAGGGAGATGACTGGGCCTGGTGCTATGTGGAAAACACCTATCTAAAGTAG
- the phoU gene encoding phosphate signaling complex protein PhoU — MEENDLSTHISHAFNDDLTRIRTLTLDMGHMVERQIGAALTALTTADVHLAHQVEVEDYRVDLLEVAIDNECSRVIVRRQPTAMDLRYVLSVIKITSDLERIGDEAEKVARIAVHLTGLDRPWDNYAELGLLGQDVRDMVRDAVMAFETYNVRLARDVLRRDAAVDQRHEAINARCMAAMSTDPRDIRRLLYVLWLTRALERAGDHAKNVSEQVFYFVEGLDIRHVTPTHAPA, encoded by the coding sequence ATGGAAGAGAACGATCTCAGCACACACATCTCGCATGCCTTCAACGATGACCTGACGCGGATCCGCACCCTGACGCTGGACATGGGACACATGGTGGAGCGGCAGATCGGCGCTGCACTCACCGCGCTCACCACCGCGGACGTGCATCTGGCCCACCAGGTGGAAGTGGAGGACTACCGGGTGGACCTCTTGGAGGTCGCCATCGACAACGAATGCAGCCGGGTGATCGTGCGGCGCCAGCCTACCGCCATGGACCTGCGCTACGTGCTGTCGGTCATCAAGATCACCTCCGATCTGGAGCGGATCGGCGATGAGGCGGAGAAGGTGGCGCGCATCGCCGTGCACCTCACGGGACTGGACCGCCCGTGGGACAACTACGCCGAGCTCGGCCTCCTGGGGCAGGACGTGCGGGACATGGTGCGGGACGCGGTCATGGCGTTCGAGACCTACAACGTGCGCCTGGCGCGGGACGTGCTGCGCCGGGATGCGGCGGTGGACCAGCGTCACGAGGCCATCAACGCCCGCTGCATGGCTGCCATGAGCACCGACCCCCGCGACATCCGCCGGCTGCTTTATGTGCTGTGGCTGACCCGGGCCCTGGAACGCGCCGGGGACCATGCCAAGAACGTGAGCGAGCAAGTGTTTTACTTTGTAGAAGGGCTGGATATCCGGCACGTGACTCCGACGCACGCGCCTGCCTGA
- the ppk1 gene encoding polyphosphate kinase 1, with protein sequence MLVNLDAYISGVDSVDLNQPGLYINRELSQLAFNRRVLDLAQDPSLPLLERLRFLCISSTNLDEFYEIRLAGLKQRLELQTAPMGPDDLPESEAVRCISEEARDLVSQQYRTLNELLIPALEKAAIRVLKRSEWNAAQEAWMHKYFHDEVLPVLSPMGLDPSHPFPRILNKSLNFIVSLEGKDAFGRNSGMAVVQAPRSLPRVIQIPAEAKEGHPFVLLSSVIHAHVEELFPGMKVTGCYQFRVTRNSDLYVDEEDIDDMLRAVQGELASRRYGDAVRLEVAAECPEETAAFLLSEFELAPEDLFTVEGPVNLSRLDAVYDMVDRPELKYPPFVPGIPKAFTGGKPICEVLDDKDVLLHHPYESFMPVLDFLRQAAADPKVLAIKQTLYRTGPDSPIVDALLAAAHAGKEVTVVIELRARFDEADNIALANRLQEAGAHVVYGIVGYKTHAKMILVVRREGRRLRRYVHLGTGNYHPRTSRIYTDYSLFSADADMGEDVNRIFLQLTSLGKLSKLSCLKQSPFTLHTDVVEMIDRERKHAATGKPARIIAKLNALTEPGVIQALYRAGMAGVKIDLIVRGVCCLRPGIPGMSDNIRVRSVLGRFLEHTRVYCFHNGGKREVYCASADWMERNFFRRVEVCFPITQKKLRDRLLVDLKRYLKDNTGAWQLATDGRYRRLSAKGKKHHSAQQELLAQYADK encoded by the coding sequence ATGCTTGTCAACCTGGATGCGTATATAAGCGGCGTGGACAGCGTGGACCTCAACCAACCCGGGCTCTACATCAACCGTGAGTTGAGCCAGCTGGCATTCAACCGCAGGGTGCTGGACCTGGCCCAGGACCCCTCCCTGCCGCTGCTCGAACGGCTGCGCTTCCTGTGCATCTCCTCCACCAACCTGGACGAGTTCTACGAGATTCGGCTGGCGGGCCTGAAGCAGCGCCTGGAGCTCCAGACCGCGCCCATGGGCCCGGACGACCTGCCGGAGTCCGAGGCGGTGCGGTGCATCAGCGAGGAGGCCCGCGACCTCGTCAGCCAGCAGTACCGCACGCTCAACGAGCTCTTGATCCCGGCGCTCGAGAAGGCGGCGATCCGCGTGCTGAAGCGCAGCGAGTGGAATGCCGCCCAGGAGGCCTGGATGCACAAGTACTTCCACGATGAAGTCTTGCCGGTGCTCTCGCCCATGGGGCTGGACCCCTCACACCCCTTCCCGCGCATCCTCAACAAGAGCCTCAACTTCATCGTCTCACTGGAGGGCAAGGACGCCTTCGGCCGCAACAGCGGCATGGCAGTGGTACAGGCGCCCCGTTCGCTGCCGCGCGTCATCCAGATCCCGGCGGAGGCGAAGGAAGGGCACCCCTTCGTGCTGCTCTCCTCCGTCATCCACGCCCACGTGGAAGAGCTGTTCCCGGGCATGAAGGTGACGGGCTGCTACCAGTTCCGCGTCACCCGCAACAGCGATCTGTATGTGGACGAGGAAGACATCGACGACATGCTGCGCGCCGTGCAGGGTGAGCTGGCCTCGCGCCGCTACGGCGATGCGGTGCGCCTCGAGGTCGCGGCCGAATGCCCCGAGGAGACCGCTGCGTTCCTGCTCTCGGAGTTCGAGCTCGCGCCCGAGGACCTCTTCACGGTGGAAGGACCGGTGAACCTGAGCCGCCTCGACGCCGTGTACGACATGGTGGACCGGCCTGAGCTCAAGTACCCGCCGTTCGTCCCCGGTATCCCCAAGGCGTTCACCGGCGGCAAGCCCATCTGCGAAGTGCTGGACGATAAGGACGTGCTGCTGCACCACCCCTATGAGTCGTTCATGCCGGTGCTGGATTTCCTGCGCCAGGCCGCCGCCGATCCCAAGGTGCTGGCCATCAAGCAGACCCTGTACCGCACCGGCCCGGACTCGCCGATCGTCGACGCCCTGCTCGCCGCCGCCCATGCCGGCAAGGAAGTCACGGTGGTGATCGAGTTGCGCGCCCGCTTCGACGAGGCGGACAACATCGCGCTCGCCAACCGCCTGCAGGAAGCCGGCGCCCACGTGGTCTACGGCATCGTGGGCTACAAGACCCACGCGAAGATGATACTGGTGGTGCGGCGCGAGGGCCGGAGACTCCGGCGCTACGTGCACCTCGGCACCGGCAACTACCACCCGCGCACTTCGCGCATCTACACCGACTACAGCCTGTTCAGCGCCGACGCGGACATGGGTGAGGACGTGAACCGCATCTTCCTGCAGCTCACCAGTCTCGGCAAGCTGAGCAAGCTCTCCTGCCTCAAGCAGTCGCCGTTCACGCTGCACACCGACGTCGTTGAGATGATCGACCGGGAGCGCAAGCATGCCGCCACCGGCAAGCCGGCCCGCATCATCGCCAAGCTGAACGCCCTCACCGAACCCGGCGTGATCCAGGCCCTGTACCGGGCCGGGATGGCGGGGGTGAAGATCGACCTGATCGTAAGAGGAGTGTGCTGCCTCAGGCCCGGCATCCCGGGCATGTCCGACAACATCAGGGTGCGCTCCGTGCTGGGCCGCTTCCTGGAGCACACCCGGGTCTACTGCTTCCACAACGGCGGCAAGCGCGAGGTCTACTGCGCCAGCGCCGACTGGATGGAGCGCAACTTCTTCCGCCGGGTGGAGGTGTGCTTCCCCATCACCCAGAAGAAGCTACGGGACCGGCTGCTGGTGGACCTGAAACGCTACCTCAAGGACAACACCGGCGCCTGGCAGCTCGCCACCGACGGGCGCTATCGGCGGCTGTCGGCCAAGGGTAAGAAACACCATTCGGCACAACAAGAACTCTTGGCGCAGTACGCGGATAAATAA
- a CDS encoding lysophospholipid acyltransferase family protein, translating into MPRGLIRFLRASLLAVHVLLGLLLGGLTLTLPPLRRQVPALRSWWLMQGVAILGIRVIACGRPARGLMLANHLSWVDILVLATQSRSGFVAKAEMARWPLLGWLAQMGGTEFVRRGSHDDVKRVLARMVARLEAGESLTLFPEGTSTGSTLPLRFRPRLLQAAVDAGVPVQPVALYYGTRLSAVAFVGEDSFLCHLWRLLAAEPVLAEVNFLPELASRSGDCRLLADESWRAVTHALTRLERFEREAVITGDEGLGEPEPAGVV; encoded by the coding sequence ATGCCGCGTGGGCTGATTCGCTTCCTGCGCGCGTCGCTGCTGGCGGTACATGTGCTGCTCGGCCTGCTGTTGGGCGGCCTCACGCTCACGCTGCCACCATTGCGGCGGCAGGTGCCGGCGTTGCGCAGCTGGTGGCTCATGCAGGGGGTCGCGATCCTGGGCATCCGGGTCATCGCCTGCGGCCGGCCCGCACGAGGCCTGATGCTGGCGAACCATCTCTCCTGGGTCGACATCCTCGTGCTCGCCACCCAGTCACGTTCCGGCTTCGTGGCCAAGGCGGAGATGGCGCGCTGGCCGCTGCTCGGCTGGCTGGCGCAGATGGGCGGCACCGAGTTCGTGCGCCGCGGTTCCCATGACGACGTGAAGCGCGTGCTCGCGCGCATGGTGGCGCGGCTCGAGGCCGGTGAGAGTCTGACGCTCTTCCCGGAGGGCACCAGTACGGGCTCCACGTTGCCGCTGCGTTTCCGGCCGCGCCTCTTGCAGGCGGCGGTGGACGCGGGAGTGCCGGTGCAGCCGGTGGCGCTCTATTACGGCACTCGGCTGTCGGCGGTGGCGTTCGTGGGGGAAGACAGCTTCCTCTGCCATCTGTGGCGCCTCCTGGCGGCGGAGCCGGTGCTCGCCGAGGTGAACTTCCTGCCGGAGCTCGCGAGCCGGTCGGGCGACTGCCGTCTGCTGGCGGATGAGTCCTGGCGCGCCGTGACCCACGCGCTGACCCGCCTCGAGCGGTTCGAGCGTGAGGCCGTGATCACGGGAGACGAGGGACTAGGCGAGCCGGAACCGGCCGGCGTCGTCTGA
- a CDS encoding GNAT family N-acyltransferase — protein MAVNPELLFEGAAPAVLGKPDLHVGLARDDEELRAAQRLRYRVFAGEMQARLHSEEPGLDVDPFDAYCRHLIVRDRRNDEVVACLRVLLDVDAQRAGSFYSETEFDLGNLITAPGRVMEIGRVCVHPEYRGGMVVSMLWAGLARFFQVSQFNRILGCASIPVLGDGANAMAAFATLAERYMAPEEFRVRPKLPLPLRDGPVPPARIPSLLLAYMRLGARICGEPCWDPDFNTADVVVLLDPADLRQRYARRFLKQVA, from the coding sequence ATGGCCGTCAATCCGGAACTGCTGTTCGAGGGCGCCGCTCCCGCCGTCCTGGGGAAACCGGACCTGCACGTGGGCCTCGCCCGCGACGACGAGGAGTTGCGTGCCGCCCAGCGGCTGCGCTACCGGGTGTTCGCCGGGGAGATGCAGGCACGCCTGCACAGCGAAGAACCCGGCCTCGACGTGGACCCCTTCGATGCCTACTGCCGCCATCTCATCGTGCGCGACCGGCGCAACGACGAGGTGGTGGCCTGCCTGCGCGTGCTCCTGGATGTGGACGCGCAGCGTGCGGGCTCATTCTATTCCGAGACCGAGTTCGACCTCGGCAACCTCATCACCGCCCCCGGCCGCGTGATGGAGATAGGGCGGGTCTGCGTGCACCCGGAGTATCGCGGCGGAATGGTGGTGTCCATGCTGTGGGCAGGGCTGGCGCGCTTCTTCCAGGTGTCGCAGTTCAATCGCATCCTGGGCTGCGCCAGCATCCCCGTGCTGGGCGACGGCGCCAACGCCATGGCCGCCTTCGCCACCCTGGCGGAGCGCTACATGGCGCCGGAGGAGTTCCGGGTGCGGCCGAAGCTGCCGCTGCCGCTCAGGGACGGGCCTGTGCCGCCGGCGCGCATCCCCTCGCTATTGCTCGCCTACATGCGCCTCGGCGCGCGGATCTGCGGCGAGCCCTGCTGGGATCCTGACTTCAACACCGCCGACGTGGTGGTATTGCTGGATCCGGCGGACCTGCGCCAGCGCTATGCGCGGCGTTTCCTGAAGCAGGTTGCCTGA
- a CDS encoding Ppx/GppA phosphatase family protein, translating into MKKKQAPHVLAAVDLGSNSFHLLVAQVTGRRIEVLDNMREMLRFGSGLDARGRITRHAESRALACLKRFGDRLSGYNPEFVRAVGTNTLRRARASQDFIAEGGRMLGHPIEVISGIEEARLIYRGVCAYLPPSRERRLVVDIGGGSTELIAGQGGEPKLMESLAIGSGTVTDQHFLRAGVTRKSYADALLAARRRLEPVEAALRRAGWRVALGSSGTIRAVSNVLEELGWTRGEITHADLLRLAELLVQKRHHRRYELPGLKAERAPVFAGGVAVLQAVFEALDLGVMEVAPGALREGVLLDLVGRLKDRDVRAAAVDSLMARYSVDREQARRVADTVQKLARGATHWDLGDDGRRALGWAAQLHECGRAVARSGYHKHGAYILANADMAGFARNEQQLLAALVRSHRGRVDPDVFYGFAWAEQDRARRLTALLRLAYSLNRGHEPEVPRFSFKVRGNQLKLKFQKGWLKRRPLLEADMEEEIKNLRDLGFNLKVN; encoded by the coding sequence ATGAAGAAGAAGCAGGCGCCCCACGTCCTGGCCGCGGTGGACCTCGGCTCGAACAGCTTCCACCTGCTGGTGGCGCAGGTCACCGGACGGCGCATCGAAGTGCTGGACAACATGCGGGAGATGCTGCGCTTCGGCTCGGGCCTGGATGCCCGCGGCCGCATCACCCGCCACGCGGAGTCGCGGGCGCTAGCCTGCCTCAAGCGTTTCGGCGACCGGCTCTCGGGCTACAACCCGGAGTTCGTGCGGGCGGTGGGCACCAACACCCTGCGCCGTGCCCGTGCCAGCCAGGACTTCATCGCCGAGGGCGGCCGCATGCTCGGGCACCCCATCGAGGTCATCAGCGGCATCGAGGAGGCACGGCTCATATATAGGGGCGTCTGCGCCTACCTGCCGCCCTCCCGCGAGCGGCGTCTGGTGGTGGACATCGGCGGCGGCAGCACCGAGCTCATCGCGGGGCAGGGCGGCGAACCGAAGTTGATGGAGAGCCTGGCGATCGGTTCCGGCACCGTCACCGACCAGCATTTCCTGCGCGCCGGCGTCACCCGCAAGAGCTACGCGGATGCGCTGCTGGCAGCGCGCCGCCGCCTGGAACCGGTGGAAGCGGCACTGCGTCGCGCCGGCTGGCGCGTGGCATTGGGCTCTTCCGGGACTATCCGGGCAGTGAGTAACGTGTTGGAGGAACTGGGCTGGACCCGCGGCGAGATCACCCATGCGGACCTCCTGCGCCTCGCCGAGCTGCTGGTACAGAAGCGCCACCACCGCCGCTACGAGCTGCCGGGCCTCAAGGCGGAGCGCGCGCCGGTATTCGCCGGCGGCGTGGCGGTACTGCAGGCCGTGTTCGAAGCGCTGGATCTCGGCGTCATGGAAGTGGCGCCGGGCGCGCTACGTGAAGGCGTGCTGCTGGACCTCGTCGGCCGGCTCAAGGACCGGGACGTGCGGGCGGCGGCGGTGGACTCACTCATGGCCCGCTACAGCGTGGACCGGGAACAGGCCCGGCGCGTGGCGGACACAGTCCAGAAGCTCGCCCGCGGCGCGACCCATTGGGACCTGGGAGACGACGGCCGGCGCGCCCTGGGCTGGGCGGCGCAGCTGCACGAATGCGGCCGGGCGGTGGCCCGCAGCGGTTACCACAAGCATGGCGCCTACATCCTGGCGAACGCCGACATGGCGGGTTTCGCCCGCAACGAGCAGCAGCTCCTGGCGGCGCTGGTGCGAAGCCACCGGGGGAGGGTGGACCCCGACGTGTTCTATGGTTTCGCCTGGGCCGAGCAGGACAGGGCGCGCCGGCTCACGGCGCTTCTGCGCCTCGCCTATTCCCTCAATCGTGGCCACGAGCCCGAGGTGCCGCGCTTCAGCTTCAAGGTGCGGGGCAACCAGCTGAAGCTCAAGTTCCAGAAGGGTTGGCTCAAGCGCCGGCCGCTGCTGGAAGCGGACATGGAAGAAGAGATAAAGAACTTAAGAGACCTGGGATTCAATCTGAAGGTCAATTGA